Proteins co-encoded in one Streptomyces sp. JH34 genomic window:
- a CDS encoding ABC transporter substrate-binding protein: protein MPTSRRFPLPVAAATAALLLPLAACSSSGSGASGDAQRLRVVMAFPPAQAMSPYGDDAVTLSRLAVIEGLTTLDRNGTAEPALATSWKRDNPTTWTFTLRDAVFQDGARVDADAVVRSLTAAGKASPLPRVLSDTPLTATATGPDTVRIVTKGEDPLLPQRLANPSLTILSAGAYENGKVNPAGHATGPFTLAGVKGAVSATLERNDDYWGDKAKAPGIDVTFAADGTARANALRTKAVDVAEYVPIAQASLLGDSYVHEFPSARTNGLSLNTGNGVFADPAMRAAAREAIDSKALVDGVYEGRADTAQGLLGPGIPWAAGKRTPPTGRTPAASREEVTKTKEIVLATYTNRPELPEVATLVQQQLEKRGFTVEQVVRDYAQMEADALAGKYDAFIQARNTLLDTADPVSYLASDFTCDGSFNISQLCDRNVDAAVDKAASLTAADARQGAGMTAEAAVLGADALVPLVHERFVQGYDDSRVEGVALDPMERTLITADTHLG from the coding sequence ATGCCTACGTCCCGCCGCTTCCCGCTGCCGGTGGCCGCCGCCACCGCCGCCCTGCTCCTCCCGCTCGCCGCATGTTCGTCGAGCGGCTCCGGAGCGTCCGGCGACGCGCAGCGGCTCCGGGTCGTCATGGCCTTCCCTCCCGCGCAGGCCATGTCCCCCTACGGGGACGACGCGGTCACCCTCAGCCGCCTCGCCGTCATCGAGGGCCTCACCACCCTCGACAGGAACGGCACCGCCGAGCCCGCCCTCGCCACGTCCTGGAAGCGGGACAACCCCACCACCTGGACGTTCACCCTCCGCGACGCCGTCTTCCAGGACGGCGCGAGGGTCGACGCGGACGCCGTCGTCCGCTCCCTCACCGCCGCCGGCAAGGCGTCCCCGCTGCCCCGCGTACTGTCCGACACCCCCCTGACGGCCACCGCCACCGGCCCGGACACCGTACGGATCGTCACGAAGGGCGAGGACCCCCTGCTCCCGCAGCGGCTCGCCAACCCGTCCCTCACGATCCTGTCCGCCGGCGCCTACGAGAACGGCAAGGTGAACCCCGCCGGGCACGCCACAGGACCGTTCACCCTGGCCGGCGTCAAGGGGGCAGTCTCCGCCACCCTCGAGCGCAACGACGACTACTGGGGCGACAAGGCGAAGGCCCCCGGCATCGACGTCACCTTCGCCGCGGACGGCACGGCCCGCGCCAACGCGCTGCGCACGAAGGCCGTCGACGTCGCCGAGTACGTGCCGATCGCACAGGCGTCCCTGCTCGGTGACTCCTACGTCCACGAATTCCCGTCCGCCCGGACCAACGGCCTCTCGCTCAACACCGGCAACGGGGTCTTCGCCGACCCGGCGATGCGCGCCGCCGCCCGCGAGGCCATCGACTCCAAGGCCCTGGTCGACGGGGTGTACGAAGGTCGGGCGGACACCGCGCAGGGGCTCCTCGGGCCCGGCATTCCGTGGGCCGCCGGGAAGCGCACGCCGCCCACCGGACGCACCCCCGCCGCGAGCCGCGAGGAGGTGACGAAGACGAAGGAGATCGTCCTCGCCACCTACACCAACCGGCCCGAGCTCCCCGAGGTCGCGACGCTCGTCCAGCAGCAGCTCGAGAAGCGCGGCTTCACGGTCGAGCAGGTGGTCCGCGACTACGCGCAGATGGAGGCCGACGCGCTCGCCGGGAAGTACGACGCGTTCATCCAGGCCCGCAACACCCTGCTGGACACGGCCGACCCCGTCTCCTACCTCGCCTCCGACTTCACCTGCGACGGCAGCTTCAACATCTCCCAGCTGTGCGACAGGAACGTCGACGCGGCCGTGGACAAGGCCGCCTCGCTGACCGCCGCCGACGCCCGCCAGGGCGCCGGGATGACAGCCGAAGCCGCGGTACTCGGCGCGGACGCCCTCGTGCCCCTCGTCCACGAGCGCTTCGTCCAGGGCTACGACGACTCCCGGGTCGAAGGCGTCGCCCTCGACCCGATGGAACGCACCCTGATCACCGCCGACACCCACCTCGGGTGA